Below is a window of Candidatus Binataceae bacterium DNA.
GATGAACGAGCCGAACTGGCCGACCACCATGCGGCCCTTGCGCTCCGCTATCATCGGAAACTCGTCGTGCTGCTCACGGATTCCGGGAGACATCGCGGTGCGGAACAGCACGGCATCCATCTCGTAGCGCACGTTGCGCAACGCGCTCTCGATGATGTCCAGAGTTATCGTGTCAACCTCGATCGCACGAAACGGCTCGTGGTTGTGCTCGATGATTCGCGTCTTTGCCATGTTGGCTGCTTCCTCCTGCTGAACCCCGATAAGCGCGAAATGCTCCGGCGCAATTCTACTGCCGGGGCCGAATCAGGATATTTCCGAAACTATCCACCTCGCCGCGATGGTCCGGCAGGACAAGCGTGGTGCTGTCCATCTCGGCGACAATCGCCGGCCCCTCGATCACGTTGCGCGCGTGCAGTTTCGCGCGATCGTAGAGCCTGGCTTTGCGCGCGCGTCCCTGCGCCCGGATCGAAGTTTCGCCCTTGAGCGCGGTGTCGGGGTTGGGGCCGCCCTCGGCCAGACGGGCGGGCTTCAGCTCGCGGCTTTGCTCCTGCACGATCGCGCGGAGGTTAACAAACTCGTGCTCGACGTCGAGATTGAAGGTGAAGAGCCGGCGATGAATTTCGTCGAAGGCGCGGCGCACCGTCTCGAGGCCGCCGTCCTGGCGCAGGCTCTCGAGGTCGATCGCGACCGGCACCTCGAAGCCCTGGCCGTGATAACGCACGTCCGCCTGGTAGACGGTTGAGCGGGCCGAAGGCGGCAGCCCCTCCGCGTCGAGCGCCGCGCCGGCGCTTTCGCCCAGCGCGGCGAGAGTCTCCGCAACGTCGGTTCCGGAAGTGGCCGAGAAGCGCCGGATATAGGTGCACGCGGCTTCGTTGCGAAGGCGTGTCGTCGCGTCGCCATACGCGCAGAGCACGCCCGGGCTCGGCGGTATGATCACCGGCCAGCATCCGAGCAAAGCGCCGAGCGCGTTGGCGTGAAGGGGGCCGGCGCCACCGAAGGCCACCAGCGCGAAACCGCGCGGATCGTAGCCCTGCTCGACCGAGACCAGGCGCAGCGCGCCGAACATGTGTTCGTTGACGACGTCGATTATTCCGGCCGCCGCTTCCAAAAGTCCGATTCCGAGCGCGGATGCGATCTTTTCGACCGCGTTTTGCGCCGCCTTGCGATCGAGCTTCATTGCACCGCCGAGCAGATCGAGCGGAAGATAGCCGAGCACCACATTGGCGTCGGTAACCGTGGGCTGGGCGCCACCGCGGCCGTAAGCGGCCGGGCCGGGCTCCGCTCCCGCGCTCTCCGGCCCGACCCGCAGGGCGCGCGTCAGCTCGGGCACCTTGGCGATAGACCCGCCGCCGGCGC
It encodes the following:
- a CDS encoding hydantoinase/oxoprolinase family protein; protein product: MAYRLGVDVGGTFTDLLLINESTGETFRAKVPTTPANQAEAVLDGIARVCASAGIELSALGELMHGTTVATNAVLEGKGARVGLVTTEGYRQILQVARSYVPGGLAGWIIWPKPEPLAALDDTVEVRERVGARGEIVRELDEAGAREALKYLKRRGVEAITVSLINAYANSAHERRLGEIAREEAPEIPLSRSSEILPEMREYERTITTVANSYVRPTVAHYLSSLRSELKSRGVGALLKLLRSDGGLMSFEAAEQAPVSMLLSGPAGGVAGALWVARQAGFDNVLTLDMGGTSTDVCLVERGEPRVRRETMVGDVAVRVSSLDVRSVGAGGGSIAKVPELTRALRVGPESAGAEPGPAAYGRGGAQPTVTDANVVLGYLPLDLLGGAMKLDRKAAQNAVEKIASALGIGLLEAAAGIIDVVNEHMFGALRLVSVEQGYDPRGFALVAFGGAGPLHANALGALLGCWPVIIPPSPGVLCAYGDATTRLRNEAACTYIRRFSATSGTDVAETLAALGESAGAALDAEGLPPSARSTVYQADVRYHGQGFEVPVAIDLESLRQDGGLETVRRAFDEIHRRLFTFNLDVEHEFVNLRAIVQEQSRELKPARLAEGGPNPDTALKGETSIRAQGRARKARLYDRAKLHARNVIEGPAIVAEMDSTTLVLPDHRGEVDSFGNILIRPRQ